A genome region from Rhodopseudomonas boonkerdii includes the following:
- the argS gene encoding arginine--tRNA ligase, with protein sequence MTTSAPTPHLFANVLARVHAVCNDLIAEGVLPAGIDLSRIVVEPTKDASHGDMASNAAMVLAKEAKAKPRDLADAIAAKLRADDLVTSVDVAGPGFINLTLKTSVWAEALRAVLRDGDAYGRSAIGAGEKVNVEYVSANPTGPMHVGHCRGAVFGDALASLLDVAGYDVTREYYINDAGAQVDVLGRSAFLRYREALGEAIGEIPEGLYPGDYLKPVGQALAAEHGAALNEMPEEQWLPITRAKAIEMMMEMIKGDLAALNISHEVFFSERSLITGAIDQVGATIDFLRAKGDVYEGRLPPPKGKPVDDYEDREQTLFRATAYGDDVDRPLLKSNGGYTYFASDIAYHKTKVDRGFHNMVDVWGADHGGYIKRVQAAIKAVTDGKGELDVKIVQLVKLLRNGEPVKMSKRSGDFVTLREVVDEVGSDAVRFMMLFRKNDAVLDFDLAKVIEQSKDNAVFYVQYGHARGHSIFRNAREQMPEMAGLPLEEGPRIAYLQDAAVERLDDTAELSLLRQLALYPRMIEAAAIAHEPHRIAFYLYDLASAFHAHWTQGRDAPHLRFIITNDAQLTKARLALVQSIVSVLRSGLAVLGVSAPDEMR encoded by the coding sequence ATGACCACTTCTGCTCCGACGCCGCATCTGTTCGCCAATGTGCTCGCCCGCGTGCACGCGGTCTGCAACGATCTCATCGCCGAAGGCGTGCTGCCTGCCGGCATCGATCTGTCGCGCATTGTCGTCGAGCCGACCAAGGATGCGTCGCATGGCGACATGGCGAGCAATGCCGCGATGGTGCTGGCGAAGGAGGCGAAGGCGAAGCCCCGCGATCTCGCCGATGCCATCGCAGCCAAGCTGCGCGCGGACGACCTTGTCACCTCGGTCGATGTCGCCGGTCCCGGCTTCATCAATCTGACGCTGAAGACCTCCGTGTGGGCCGAGGCGTTGCGTGCCGTCTTGCGCGACGGCGATGCCTATGGCCGCAGCGCCATCGGCGCCGGCGAGAAGGTCAATGTCGAATATGTCTCGGCCAATCCGACCGGTCCGATGCATGTCGGCCATTGCCGCGGCGCGGTGTTCGGCGATGCGCTGGCGAGTCTGCTCGATGTTGCCGGCTACGACGTCACCCGCGAATACTACATCAACGATGCCGGAGCACAGGTCGATGTGCTCGGCCGCTCCGCCTTCCTGCGCTATCGCGAGGCGCTCGGCGAGGCCATCGGCGAAATCCCGGAAGGCCTGTATCCCGGCGACTATCTGAAGCCGGTCGGGCAGGCGCTGGCCGCCGAGCACGGCGCCGCGCTGAACGAGATGCCTGAAGAGCAGTGGCTGCCGATCACACGCGCAAAAGCCATCGAGATGATGATGGAGATGATCAAGGGTGATCTCGCTGCCTTGAACATCAGTCACGAAGTCTTCTTTTCGGAGCGGTCGCTGATTACGGGCGCGATCGATCAGGTCGGCGCGACCATCGACTTCCTGCGTGCAAAGGGCGATGTCTATGAAGGTCGGTTGCCGCCGCCGAAGGGCAAGCCGGTCGACGATTACGAGGATCGCGAGCAGACGCTGTTCCGTGCCACCGCTTATGGCGACGATGTCGATCGTCCGCTCCTGAAGTCGAATGGCGGCTACACTTATTTTGCCTCCGACATCGCCTATCACAAGACCAAGGTCGATCGCGGCTTCCACAACATGGTGGACGTCTGGGGCGCCGATCACGGCGGCTATATCAAGCGCGTGCAGGCGGCGATCAAGGCCGTGACCGACGGCAAGGGCGAACTGGATGTGAAGATCGTCCAGCTGGTCAAGCTGCTGCGCAATGGCGAGCCGGTCAAGATGTCGAAGCGCTCCGGCGATTTCGTCACCTTGCGCGAGGTGGTGGATGAGGTTGGCTCCGACGCCGTTCGCTTCATGATGCTGTTCCGGAAGAACGACGCGGTGCTGGATTTCGACCTTGCGAAGGTGATCGAGCAGTCCAAGGACAATGCCGTTTTCTACGTCCAGTATGGTCATGCCCGCGGTCATTCGATCTTCCGCAATGCGCGGGAACAGATGCCGGAAATGGCCGGGCTTCCTCTGGAAGAAGGACCCCGGATCGCTTATCTCCAGGATGCGGCGGTCGAGCGGCTGGACGATACCGCCGAACTCAGCCTGCTGCGGCAGCTTGCGCTGTATCCGCGTATGATCGAGGCGGCTGCCATTGCCCATGAGCCGCACCGGATCGCATTCTACCTCTACGATCTGGCCAGTGCCTTCCACGCGCACTGGACCCAGGGGCGCGATGCGCCTCATTTACGCTTCATTATCACTAATGATGCACAACTTACCAAAGCACGTCTGGCACTCGTGCAGAGCATCGTTTCCGTTCTTAGGTCAGGTCTCGCCGTGCTCGGCGTCTCTGCTCCGGACGAGATGCGTTAG
- a CDS encoding deoxyguanosinetriphosphate triphosphohydrolase, with product MSVGMAAPRAPFACDPDRSRGRQFPEAPSRTRSAFRRDCDRVIHSTAFRRLKHKTQVFVFHEGDHYRTRLTHTLEVAQIARAVARQLGLDEDLTETLALAHDLGHPPFGHAGERALDTCLEAHGGFDHNAQALRVVTALEHRYPDFDGLNLTWESLEGIVKHNGPLTAADGSPLARYAQHGLPLGITTFNRSLDLELGSFASLEAQAAAIADDIAYDAHDIDDGLRAGLFGIDDLKAIPLAAGIIAEIDRRYPGLDQDRRGAELVRELISYLIGSVVGEAQRRLDEVRPLSAEEVRHCGRQLIAFSAEAADAERAIKSFLWTGMYRHPRVMRVMVEAECLVADLFSRYTRRPEDLPPEWQPSSDGEAASEAEQARRIGNFIAGMTDRFAITEHIRLFDSTPELR from the coding sequence GTGTCGGTCGGAATGGCAGCTCCCCGCGCTCCCTTTGCCTGCGACCCCGATCGCAGCCGCGGCCGCCAGTTCCCGGAAGCGCCGAGCCGGACCCGGAGCGCCTTCCGCCGGGACTGCGACCGTGTGATCCACTCCACGGCGTTCCGGCGGCTGAAGCACAAGACCCAGGTCTTCGTGTTTCATGAGGGCGACCATTACCGCACGCGCCTGACACACACGCTGGAAGTCGCCCAGATCGCCCGGGCGGTGGCACGGCAGCTCGGCCTCGACGAGGATTTGACCGAGACGCTGGCGCTGGCCCACGATCTCGGCCATCCCCCGTTCGGCCATGCCGGCGAGCGCGCCCTCGACACCTGTCTCGAAGCTCATGGTGGCTTCGATCACAACGCCCAGGCGCTGCGGGTGGTTACGGCGCTCGAGCATCGCTACCCTGATTTTGACGGGCTGAACCTGACTTGGGAATCCCTTGAGGGTATCGTCAAGCACAACGGCCCGTTGACGGCCGCGGACGGTTCGCCGCTGGCGCGTTACGCGCAGCACGGCCTGCCTCTCGGCATCACGACGTTCAACCGAAGCCTCGATCTCGAACTCGGCAGTTTCGCCTCGCTGGAGGCGCAGGCCGCGGCGATCGCCGACGATATCGCCTATGATGCCCACGATATCGACGACGGCCTGCGTGCCGGCCTGTTTGGTATCGATGATCTGAAGGCGATTCCGCTGGCCGCCGGCATCATCGCCGAGATCGATCGCAGGTATCCCGGTCTCGATCAGGATCGGCGGGGCGCCGAACTGGTGCGCGAGCTGATTTCCTATTTGATCGGCTCTGTCGTCGGCGAGGCGCAGCGCCGGCTCGACGAGGTAAGGCCGCTTTCGGCTGAGGAGGTCCGTCACTGCGGCCGTCAGCTGATCGCATTTTCGGCCGAGGCGGCTGATGCGGAGCGCGCCATCAAATCCTTCCTCTGGACCGGCATGTATCGCCATCCCCGGGTGATGCGGGTGATGGTCGAAGCGGAGTGCCTGGTGGCCGATCTGTTCTCCCGCTACACGCGCCGCCCCGAAGATCTGCCGCCCGAATGGCAACCCTCATCGGATGGTGAGGCGGCATCGGAGGCGGAGCAGGCGCGGCGGATCGGCAATTTCATTGCCGGGATGACCGACCGTTTCGCCATCACCGAGCATATCCGGCTGTTCGACAGCACTCCGGAATTGCGTTGA
- the erpA gene encoding iron-sulfur cluster insertion protein ErpA yields the protein MTETATTEAPLTVSASAARRIGEILKAEGDGAMLRVSVEGGGCSGFQYKFDVERAKAEDDVVIERDAAVVLVDPASAPFLAGSELDFVDDLIGASFRVVNPNATASCGCGTSFSI from the coding sequence ATGACCGAGACTGCCACGACCGAAGCCCCCCTCACCGTCAGCGCCAGCGCCGCGCGCCGGATCGGCGAAATCCTAAAGGCTGAAGGTGACGGCGCGATGCTGCGCGTTTCCGTCGAAGGCGGCGGCTGCTCGGGCTTTCAGTACAAATTCGACGTCGAGCGCGCGAAGGCCGAAGATGACGTGGTGATCGAGCGCGACGCCGCAGTCGTGCTGGTCGATCCGGCCTCGGCGCCGTTCCTTGCGGGTTCCGAACTCGATTTCGTGGACGACCTGATCGGCGCCTCGTTCCGGGTCGTCAATCCAAATGCCACTGCGTCCTGCGGCTGCGGGACCAGCTTTTCGATTTAA
- a CDS encoding FAD-dependent oxidoreductase: METGRLATRCCIVGGGPAGMMLGYLLGRAGVDTIVLEKHADFFRDFRGDTVHPSTLQVMDELGLIDDFLKIKHDRIAKMDGYFGQHKLRIVDITRTPAKYPFIAFMPQWDFLNFLRDKGQRFPHLKVMMKTEVTDLIWSGAQVSGVKATTEQGPIEIRADLIVACDGRHSVVRQAAKLEVEDIAAPMDILWFRIAKGQETESVFARLEPGKMMVTIDRGDYWQCAYVIAKNHFDEVKGRGIEAFRSEVSRLAPILAAHIDEVKSWDDVKLLTVAINRLKRWHLPGLLCIGDAAHAMSPVGGVGVNIAVQDAVATANLLAAKLGRGPVSEDDLDAVRQRREFPMRVTQAIQVVMQNNIISRALAPGGQPLTPPLVMRMVNVIPWLQGLTARILAIGVRPEHVRSPEVGPYGG, encoded by the coding sequence ATGGAAACCGGACGTTTGGCGACACGTTGCTGCATCGTCGGCGGCGGGCCTGCCGGCATGATGCTCGGTTATCTGCTCGGCCGCGCCGGCGTCGACACCATCGTGCTGGAAAAACATGCTGATTTCTTCCGCGACTTTCGCGGCGACACCGTGCACCCCTCGACGCTGCAGGTGATGGATGAACTGGGCCTGATCGACGACTTCCTCAAGATCAAGCACGATCGCATCGCGAAGATGGATGGTTACTTCGGTCAGCACAAACTGCGCATTGTCGATATCACCCGCACGCCGGCTAAATACCCCTTCATCGCCTTCATGCCGCAATGGGACTTTCTCAATTTCTTGCGCGACAAGGGGCAGCGCTTTCCGCATCTCAAGGTGATGATGAAGACCGAGGTCACGGATCTCATCTGGTCAGGTGCGCAGGTGAGCGGCGTCAAGGCGACGACGGAGCAGGGACCGATCGAAATCCGTGCCGATCTCATTGTGGCCTGCGACGGCCGGCATTCGGTCGTGCGCCAGGCTGCGAAGCTCGAGGTCGAAGACATTGCGGCGCCGATGGACATTCTCTGGTTTCGTATCGCCAAGGGGCAGGAGACAGAGAGCGTGTTCGCGCGGCTCGAGCCCGGCAAGATGATGGTGACCATCGATCGTGGCGACTACTGGCAATGCGCCTATGTGATCGCCAAAAACCATTTCGACGAGGTCAAGGGCAGGGGCATCGAGGCCTTCCGCTCGGAAGTATCGCGGTTGGCTCCGATCCTGGCCGCGCATATCGACGAGGTGAAGAGTTGGGATGACGTCAAGCTGCTCACTGTCGCTATCAATCGGCTGAAGCGGTGGCACCTGCCAGGTTTGCTGTGCATTGGCGATGCCGCCCACGCAATGTCACCGGTCGGAGGCGTCGGCGTGAACATCGCCGTGCAGGATGCGGTTGCGACCGCCAATCTGCTGGCGGCGAAGCTCGGAAGGGGGCCGGTGAGCGAAGACGATCTCGATGCCGTGCGCCAGCGTCGGGAATTCCCGATGCGTGTGACCCAGGCGATCCAGGTGGTGATGCAGAACAACATCATCAGCCGTGCGCTGGCGCCCGGCGGTCAGCCCCTGACCCCGCCGTTGGTGATGCGCATGGTCAACGTGATTCCGTGGCTGCAGGGACTGACGGCACGCATCCTCGCCATTGGCGTGCGACCCGAGCATGTCCGGTCGCCGGAGGTTGGGCCGTACGGCGGATGA
- a CDS encoding Rieske 2Fe-2S domain-containing protein: MINSATRSVAPQRLGFPRDLSFDAQDWTVLSRYWYPVARSDELGDKPMQATLLDVDLVVYRAAGRVIAARNLCVHRGTQLSLGWVEHDTIVCPYHGFRYGPDGRCRSVPAHPDIPISDKLRITVLPTVERYGLIWTTLNGEKDTLPVFEAWDDPDFQPIMAPTIDINSSCGRQMEGFLDVAHFAWAHVESFGDRDNPVVPSYQLKRTSFGIRANYLSTVSNYPKGLRHLAPEGFEWLRVFDVFPPFCARLTVHFPGSDRLCILNAPSPVSARKTRLFCPLARNFNKDGPLDEVLAFNLQIFNEDRVIVESQKPEDLPLDMQMETHIPADRTSIAYRKLLKSIGLGSHYTS; this comes from the coding sequence ATGATCAATTCGGCCACTAGATCGGTCGCACCGCAGCGACTTGGTTTTCCCAGAGACCTGAGCTTCGATGCCCAGGACTGGACCGTGCTCTCCCGCTACTGGTACCCGGTCGCGCGCAGCGACGAACTCGGCGACAAGCCGATGCAGGCCACGCTGCTGGATGTCGATCTGGTGGTCTATCGCGCCGCCGGCCGCGTCATCGCCGCCCGCAATCTGTGCGTCCATCGCGGCACCCAGTTGAGCCTCGGCTGGGTGGAACATGATACGATTGTCTGCCCTTATCACGGCTTTCGTTATGGCCCCGACGGGCGCTGTCGGTCGGTTCCGGCGCATCCGGACATCCCGATCTCCGACAAGCTTCGCATCACCGTCCTGCCCACTGTCGAGCGTTATGGATTGATCTGGACCACGCTGAACGGCGAGAAGGACACGCTGCCGGTCTTTGAGGCCTGGGACGATCCCGACTTTCAGCCGATCATGGCGCCCACCATCGACATCAATAGTTCCTGCGGACGCCAGATGGAGGGCTTCCTCGACGTCGCGCATTTCGCATGGGCGCATGTCGAGTCATTCGGCGACCGCGACAATCCCGTCGTTCCCAGCTATCAACTGAAACGGACATCTTTCGGCATCCGCGCCAACTATCTGAGCACGGTGAGCAACTATCCGAAGGGTCTTCGGCATCTGGCGCCCGAAGGTTTTGAATGGCTGCGGGTGTTCGATGTGTTTCCGCCGTTCTGTGCCCGGCTGACCGTCCACTTCCCCGGCTCGGACCGGCTCTGCATCCTTAACGCGCCGTCGCCCGTCTCGGCGAGAAAGACCCGCCTGTTTTGTCCGCTGGCGCGCAACTTCAACAAGGACGGTCCGCTCGACGAGGTGCTGGCCTTCAATCTGCAGATCTTCAACGAAGACCGCGTGATCGTTGAATCGCAAAAGCCGGAAGATCTACCGCTGGACATGCAGATGGAAACGCACATCCCTGCAGACCGCACATCGATCGCCTATCGAAAACTGCTGAAATCGATCGGTCTGGGATCGCACTACACGAGTTGA
- a CDS encoding nuclear transport factor 2 family protein, translating to MSDRDAIADLEERRRKAMLAADIAALEEMFVDDLSYTHSNAVTERKALYLERLAAGYYDYRALNFLDQDIRIVGDAALVIGRMTGEVMIAGQLKKLNGRTTVVWIRRGTGWQMLTFQSTSLPAA from the coding sequence ATGAGCGATCGTGATGCGATTGCGGATCTCGAAGAGCGTCGCCGCAAGGCGATGCTTGCCGCTGACATTGCGGCACTCGAGGAGATGTTCGTCGACGATCTCAGTTACACCCATTCGAATGCGGTGACCGAGCGCAAGGCGCTCTATCTCGAACGTCTGGCTGCAGGATATTACGACTATCGCGCGCTGAATTTTCTCGATCAGGACATTCGGATCGTCGGCGATGCCGCGCTCGTCATCGGCCGCATGACGGGCGAGGTGATGATCGCCGGACAATTGAAGAAACTGAATGGCCGCACCACGGTGGTCTGGATCCGTCGCGGCACAGGCTGGCAGATGCTGACCTTCCAGAGCACGTCGCTTCCGGCGGCTTGA
- a CDS encoding caspase family protein yields MRQLVLTIGVLMSATFVALPAWAAKRVALVVGNDNYRNVTKLQKAVNDARAMGEVLKKLGFEVMVAENQTRQGFSQALLAFETSLDKGDTAFFFFAGHGFEITGQNYLLPTDIPAATAGQEELVRDSAVLADRIVDRLQNKGVRSAILVFDACRNNPFERSGVRALNGSGGLAPMTQLPEGVFSIFSAGPRQTALDRLSNNDTDPNSVFTRTFIKELQEPSLNLVQIAQRTRRTVSELAETVKHRQVPVYFDQMVDDVFLNGQAPLKADAVQASTIPTSQLPKVAALPPVNTSPLPAPDNPNAPIASFSRHNGGWTVVFSIADPALGISWRKGDSGDFRETGFMDTLDPRTRKRLPNPSIQLNADEPATTLQVRYIDATGEMQGPFPIRFDPEAALVRDQRKILDMTASNWLEFGGSNGLLYYTHLISYRCAIREVKLGFDTSVPDQVLKLPPCNQRDPMAVPSNAPIYMKVPGGARSVSVELQFRDGSVSEIRTFRK; encoded by the coding sequence ATGAGACAGCTCGTACTCACCATAGGTGTGCTGATGAGCGCGACATTCGTCGCACTGCCGGCGTGGGCTGCGAAGCGCGTCGCTCTCGTGGTCGGCAACGACAACTATCGCAACGTTACGAAACTGCAGAAGGCGGTCAACGATGCCCGCGCCATGGGCGAGGTGCTGAAGAAGCTCGGCTTCGAGGTGATGGTCGCCGAAAATCAGACGCGACAGGGATTCAGCCAGGCGCTGCTGGCCTTCGAGACGTCGCTCGACAAGGGCGACACGGCTTTCTTTTTCTTCGCCGGCCACGGTTTTGAAATTACTGGGCAGAACTATTTGCTTCCCACCGATATTCCCGCTGCGACGGCAGGGCAGGAAGAGCTCGTGCGCGACAGCGCCGTGCTCGCCGATCGCATCGTCGATCGTCTGCAGAACAAGGGCGTGCGCAGCGCCATTCTTGTCTTCGACGCCTGCCGCAACAATCCGTTCGAGCGCAGCGGCGTGCGCGCGTTGAACGGCTCCGGCGGCCTTGCGCCGATGACGCAGTTGCCGGAAGGCGTGTTCTCGATCTTCTCTGCGGGGCCGCGCCAGACCGCACTCGATCGCCTGTCCAACAACGACACCGATCCAAACTCGGTGTTCACCCGCACCTTTATCAAGGAGCTGCAGGAGCCCTCGCTCAATCTCGTGCAGATCGCCCAGCGCACCCGTCGCACCGTCAGCGAACTCGCCGAGACGGTGAAACACCGCCAGGTGCCCGTCTATTTCGACCAGATGGTGGACGACGTCTTCCTCAACGGCCAGGCGCCGCTCAAGGCCGACGCCGTGCAGGCCAGCACCATTCCGACATCGCAGCTTCCGAAGGTCGCGGCGCTGCCGCCGGTGAACACATCGCCGCTTCCGGCGCCGGACAATCCGAATGCGCCGATAGCGAGCTTCTCGCGCCACAATGGTGGCTGGACCGTGGTGTTCTCCATCGCCGATCCTGCGCTTGGCATTTCGTGGCGCAAGGGCGACAGCGGCGATTTCCGTGAGACCGGCTTCATGGATACGCTCGATCCGCGTACGCGCAAGCGCCTGCCGAATCCGTCCATCCAGCTCAATGCGGACGAGCCGGCGACCACGCTGCAGGTGCGTTACATCGATGCCACCGGCGAGATGCAGGGACCGTTCCCGATCCGCTTCGATCCGGAAGCGGCATTGGTGCGCGACCAGAGGAAGATTCTGGACATGACCGCCTCGAATTGGCTGGAATTCGGCGGCTCCAACGGTTTGCTCTATTACACGCACCTGATTTCGTATCGTTGCGCGATCCGCGAGGTGAAGCTTGGCTTCGACACGTCGGTGCCGGATCAGGTGCTCAAACTGCCGCCGTGCAACCAGCGCGATCCGATGGCGGTGCCGAGTAACGCGCCCATCTACATGAAAGTGCCGGGTGGCGCGCGCTCGGTGTCGGTGGAATTGCAGTTCCGCGACGGCAGCGTGTCGGAGATCAGGACGTTCCGGAAATGA